TTCCTTATGGGAATGATCGAAATACGTTTGCAATATTTCCTCTGAatcatcaaatataatttcgtgCGTTATCTAATAGCGTTTTCGAGTGGTAGAATCATTTTCCAGAAGAATGGAATGACTGATGTGATTAGAAAACACGGAACCCGGGTTGGATTAATCCGTACCGCTGGAAAACGctataatagatttttcttaaaacaatAGAAGGCATATTTACAATTGCGTACATGGAATACCCATAAATAAGAAATGAGTACCGCCAGATTTGTAATTGTGGAATTTCAAGATGGGCTGCAAGTTATACCTTCAATATGGTACAATGCAGTTATTTTGTCAACCATTTGGCCTAGccattttaaaactaaattacgtattaataaggctattataaaaaaagagatgccaaaagaaaaatctgattGGGATGAGTTaccaattaaaaaagttattggCTTTACAGGTAAATGAATAATgcaatacataaatttttttattatatgtaacttttatatcattttattttatttttaatgatttagaTACGTATGAAGAAGgcttaaagaaattaaaactagCAGAGGATACATCCAATGTAGATACTCCTGTATCATCAAGTGAATTACAAAAACGAGAACAAGAAAGTAAAAACAGAAGACGTCAAAAAGCAGCAAGAAAACATGTATCTAGTTCTGAAGATTCAGATGATTCAGATTTATCTTCtgttaaagagaaagaaaataatgtcccacaaaataaaatcctgCCTGCTCTTCCGCAAAAACGTCAGTTTGTTTCAATCGAAAATTATCAGTTACCAAGCACATCTAAACAAAATacgaaaaatgtattatgcGATAACACTTCCTTTAATACAGTAAACAGTAATggtaagtatacatatataatttattaaatatgatgtatatttgcacgatatatgatatttgttaaataatatttatactttaatttttagactCATATAATGACATTACAATAAGTAATGTAACACGTTATACACAAAATCCTACTAATAATGAACATCTTGATGATACTTATGgtaagttttgaaaataattatttttttatatgttatatacatactaaGAAATATGCAGAGTGTTTCGCGTTTAAATCGAcaaacttgtatatatatttagatgtaGAATATGTTTAGAGGTCATTCAACAAGAAAATTCAGATACACTGTAGATCAATTCAGTTCAGTTATCGAGATGcagatatacaataattttattaactaaataatgtgtatttattttagattcagattttaagaaaaatatcctgtggaaattaaacaaaatattatatcaattgaataatattaaaaacagagTTATGGGTATATCACAGGAGAAATCGTATGAATTTTGCAATAACCCAGAAATCGATAATCTATTTCCGATATGTACAATGTTTGATTTAATATCCTTCGAAGAAAAActggaagaaagaaaatttcaggACAATGTGGTATGTATGACATATACAAAGTTTTCCTAAATTagtatttactatttataatactatatgtGCATTATaaagttgaattaaaaaaattaaagtgaaggggaaattataatattatgttgttAATAGTATGTTTTAGTATTATTTGGTAATATGGTATTATTTGATAACAATTGtatgatattatttgaaaacttgaCTATTTCTTTCagctacattttttaaaactcgTTGGTGGAAATAcggcaaatattataatacgaaatatatttaaaaaagtattaaccGATAATGTAGCCAAACATTTTAGTTGGGctgggaaaaaaaataaacgaagctttaaagatttaaaactttcaaaagTTGTCATCCGTAAgtgtcatttttatatatcatttaacattaattttatttaatttaaaaaaatctgacaaattttagatttacattaatataaaattaatttaaaatatatatatattaaataatatacctcTATGTATTACAGAAGCTGTCCATATGTCGCATAAAGATATTACAGATAGCGACATTGCAGAGTATGCATCAAAGTGGCTTGCCCAAGCCACTATAAGAATTACAAGAGAAAAAGTtgaagaaacagaaaaataagaatatatatccattatatacataattaatatacactaTACGTAaagttgcattttatattattattttcatgatGTTTATTTGTAATTCTTTAGTCTGTGATTTATTATGACACATGCATAGTATAttcgttttttatattttattttttgttttaaaagacAGATGtccacaatataatttttgtaaaagttaGTATATTTGTCTTGGATACCAAAgacataattgttttatatgtatagcatatataacgttaataactatgtatttttgtaaaattaataatataatcttataaaggaataagaaataaaaaacatttatttatataataatattattatatatacacgtataatatatttataacacacgcacgcacacgcacgcacgcacgcacgcacacacgcgcgcacacacacatacacacacacacacacacacacacacacacacacacacacacacacacacacacacacacacatacacaaattcGAAATAATTCATTCAATTTCAAATGACtgatgtattattttgtaatttaacgaatgcaaattaattattaagtcatatatatattgttacgtcaaGCGGGGACGCGGCTCCTAAGAGTGGTCGGACCTTTCGCCTGACCGGTCGCGTATTTCAGAAGCTAAGCTTCAGGGGATTCCTCGCGACTAGGCTTATCCGGACGATGGATGTTTTCCCTTACCAAAGGCGAAGTAATAGGGATATGGCGATTACTGACTAAGGGAAGTCGCGTGATGTGAACGCCTCGGGGATGGTTCCGCTAACGAAGACTTTAATAGGGTCCGCTAACGAATAGTAATAGATGTTTCTATTTCTCAAATCTCTGAGGAAGTCGGCGTAGGTGTTAACGCACCGGTCGCAGTCGAACGGGAAAAACTCTGCTAGATTACGAGAGCAGACCGTGCAATACACGCCAGAATAGCGCGTGCTGTCGAGCGCGAGGTGTACGTTGAAGTACGCGCAAGAATCTCTATCAAGGTCGTCGGAATTTACAAAGCAAGATGCGCAATACGGGGTAAGTTCTAATTTATGAGCGAATCCCGAGATGTAGGTGCAACGGACGTTTTCTAATCGGTGACGCGCTTCGACGGCGGGAGGGGAGGGGTGGCCCTCCTGTATGGGGCGCAGTTGTCCGTAACACATGTAGGTGTGTTGTCAATAGGTTATggttaaatactattattgttattgcttGCATAAAGTGTTGTTATTAGTCGTGGTCAGAATAAGGAAGGAGTACAAATAATTGAGTAACGAGAAATaggtttcttatatttatttagtttagatattaattgtttacaaattaatgaataaaataacacgcgcgttatacaatatttgaaacgAGTATTAATTTGGAAACAAGTATTGTCTTCGGGAAAATCTCGACAAAAGAGAGAATGGTCAACGCGAAAtgcaggaaataaaaaaaaaaagggtcggtCGTAAACCGGTCTCGGCAGCGCGGAGCGAAAATACTATTTTGGAAGGGTTTAGCGGAGGGCGAGCTGGCCCAAGCGAAACGCAGGAAGCAAAAAAAAGGGTCGGTCGTAAAAGTGTAGGCACGAGAAAACTCTAGGTTTTCCAAGCTTCGTATTTTGAGTAACGCTGCTACgagatattgttatatttcgtTCCgcgtaatattaatctattactATCGGTTGTTCCGCGGAACCCCAGTGCTCGGGGGTGGAACACCCGTAATTTaggtataatatttcgtcGCGTATCTGGAGGTAGTGGGTCCTCCTCGGATCTCCCGGTACGTAATTCGCGGGCGGCAAAGGGGGGAACAGTAGCTGTGTGTCCAACTGTATCAGTTTGCGCGGCCACGGAAAATATCCCATAGACTTTATGCGGATGTCCATCCTCAGAGGTTTGACCTGCTTTGTTCGTAGCGTCGGGTTAAAGTACGCCTCGTACTCTAAGTCAAAATATAGACGATCCGTCTCGAGGAATTCACTATCCGCTTCACTGACGGGGGCGTATTTGTATTCGTAATATAAACGTCGCGCGTGGAATTTGTGTCCGCCTCTTCCTATTTTTGGCATCTACAAaaagatcaaattaatttcgcgtGTTCGCTGGGTTCGACCATTGGTTTTGAGGTAGGGAGGTGGCATGTGCAGAATATTAACACGATGCTTCCAGGAGAAGGTATAAGTTTGGTTTTAGGTTTAGGAGTACCGTATGTGCAGAGTATTAGCACGATATCGGCTGGGAAGGGGTAGTAACGAGCGTGCAATTGTTTGCACCGCTACGTCGCTGGTTTGGTTAATGGTCGAAACCAGGTCTGTTGAGGGTcggattgaaatttaatatgacgCCGAACGTAGAAAATGCAGACTGGGTTCAGGTACGTTTTGGTATTAATGCACAATAAGGTTTCGTAAATACGTGTATTTTTGACTAACCTTACATTGGATGGTTACAGTGGTGACGCGTGAATATGAATCGGAGAGCTATCGGCGCGGAGAACTGACGCAGGGTGTACGGACGTAGTATAatgaaataacgatataacaGGCGCTCGCATGAGGTAGAATGACGTTGCAGAGGAACTGTATGGAATAGGATCGCGTACCGAAATGGAAACGAATGTGGATATGGAAAGCGTGCTGATTTGGAACAGTGTTTGGAAATGAAATCGCGTATAGAAATAGAATCGCAAGGATGAGGAGCACTTCTAGAGAGAGAAGTGCATCGCTAAGAGTCTCGAATTGATGTGTCGATTTTTGGGACTGTTTCAAGGTCCCTCGGTTATCTAAGGGTTCGGAGTAGCGGGAGCGTCTTATGGTGGTGGGAGAGCagctattttatgattaacgttTCGTACTGTCAGCTAGAGTCGGTAACGGTTATAATGGGTAACTTGTCTTAGTGAATAACTTATCGGCTAAAATGTAGTCGGTAACTTGTCGTttgactttatattataagtttagtgtttcttaaaagtaaatgagaaaaattttggtgccgggacgtaacaatatatatatatgtgtgtatatatgtatatatatatatatatatatatatatatatatatatatatatataaaagttactcATTACTTTGCatttgttaaattacaaaatacagTCATTTGAAATTGgatgaattattttgaatagccttgtaataatattgcatatatattttactgtaatattgctacaatattatataataatattgcatatatattttactgcaATATTGctacaatattatacagtaACAGTTCTAAAGCGGACATTTTACCGTTGCAGCAATCTTGCAGCAATCTTGCAGCAATATTTCGCAACTTCTATGCAATATTACAATGTTTTAGTGTAATATCTATGCAATGTTTCTGCAACATTTCCGTGCTGTATGGGAATGTTTatcttcataataatataaatatttcaaaaagcgATGACCCAGCAAtccttttctaattttagatTGTGGAATGTTAATGCATCTATCAGATACTATTCTAGATTTGGCATAACTACTTTTTTGtctaatatcaataattaaatatccgtaatttttttgtaacaaatcaTACAATTGGCTTGCTGGATGGAAAGACTTCAGCAGTACGAATTCGAAGTAATTCATCGAAAAGGTCGTTTGCATCAAAATGCCGATGGATTATCGAGGCGACCTTGTGCGGAGAGAGGGTGCAGAATAATTCTGAAAACGTTATCGCCTATTACAGTCAAATTTTGACTAAAACAGAAAAGAACTACTGTGTTACGCGTAGAGAATTATTGGCTATTGtggattcaataaaattttttcatcattatttatatggaagaaagttcCTGATTTGCACTAATCACATTTCTCTTCGTTGGCTTTTATCTTTTAGAGATTTAGAAGGACAACTGGCTGATCAAGATGTAcaaagaaaggaaataaatcGTTTAGAGAACACTCTGtcacagaaagaaaaagaatattgttCTATTCTATTACAGCTCGAGGAAGTTTGCAAGCGCTTGGAGGAGAAGCTGCAAGTCGCAGTGCAAGAGCCTAAGACTTATAATGAGCCTGAAGGTGGTCCCCAAGAAAACGGAGGCCATATTTTTCCATGATGGTCTCCAGGGGAAGCCACCAAGGGCCCATATTAAGGTGGATGATACCCCCGTCCAACTGGGAGAAAGTTTGAAGTACTTGGGTCTCCAACTGGATGGGAGATGGAGCTTCCGTGACCACTTTAGTCGTCTGGCCGACAAAGTGAACAGGGTATCAGGGGCACTTAGCCGCCTGATGTCCAATTTGAGAGGGTCGGACGACAAAGTGCGCAGCTTATACGCGCACACCGTCAACTCGGTTGCCCTGTACGGAGCACCGGTGTAGGCGGGCGAGGCAATGGCCATAAAGTTCAGACGTGATATCCTGCGCCGTCCACAGCGCAAGATGGCCATTCGCCTCGTCCGCGGGTATAGGATGGTATCGCACGCTGCGGCCTGGATCCTGGCTGGTCTCCCACCTATGGAGCTCCTGGTTTGAGCTCACGTTCGTACATACGAGAGGATAAAAAAGCTCCAGGAGCTGAGAGTACCAATCACCGCCAGGATCCGGGCTGTCACGAGGCTCCAAGCCCGGCGACAAATGATGGGGGAGTGGGTGGAGCATATACTGTGACGTGACTATTTTTTTCGTCCGTCACAAGGACCGAACGGCCCGATCGGGAAGGGTTTTGCAGGGCCTGCGTCCTCCATTTAGAGAGAGGGCGCCCTTgcgacttttatttttctcgtttgCACGCGTTTGCATGAGTTTGGCGGCAGCAACATCTTCGTATTTGGAAGCTACAGGGATTCAGGAGGCTGATTCCGACGGCGAGCGGAGGCAAAGCCGACGCGGAGAGATCACGCCCGGTaagaattatacattttaatcgataattGATAAATCGGTGGAAACATCGGCTGCCGTTAAAAGATTCATACCCGCAGGATCGTACCCGGAGCAAAGGACCGAAAGGAAACGGTCGAGGGGATGGCCACTCCCGACGTAATGGACGTCGGATTCAACCATGGAGTCCGGGGAAGCCAAGAGCACCGGAACGAGCCGAACGGAAGCTGCTGACAAGCCGCCCTGGGAAGACTCGCGGAAATCGACGTATCGAGGGTCAATAAGCCGGATCAAATCGGCCGCGAGTGGCCCTAACAGCCGCGATAGCGCCACAGGTGGCCTAATCGCACACGAATTCGCCGGCGTGTCTCCCGTAAGCCTCACGCTCGTCACTGTTCAGTGAGCGATCGAGGACGACAGGCCCTATCGACCCGAAACTCTAAGATCCCGAGCGAAACTGGACGACGAGAGAAGGAAGCATTTTGTAAGGCCGCCAAACCAGTAACTTACGCGATTCGAACGAGCTTTGCCCTGTCACAATTACCGTATCTTTAGTTGTCGCGATTAACAGGGAAAATCATATTCCGCTGTCGTGTAATTGTTGCCGTACCGTTTCATTTAGAGTTCCACGAGAGGCTTCGCTTCGTCCGAATCGCACAAGGGCATAAAGTCTCTCCTTCTATAAGCCGCCGATACTCACATTTGTATTGTCGCGTTAATTGTCGTTTTAGTTGTCGCGAATTAATGGTAGTATTTGTCGTATTGTATCCGTCGGGAAGCGAGTTCGTATACCGCGTGCTACGTGCGACTTCGAGATTCCGTGCCGCCCATCGACTCGCGATCCGGAAATAACTTATGTAGTAGTGATTCACCAGAGTGTTAAAATTCATGTGAAGATTGTGTCGAACAGTTATAATTTACGTGTGAGGCGATTATCGTATAGTTGGTATAGCGAAAAGTAAACGTCATAGCGATCGATATCGAAGGTCGATGCGTGCCGACCGTGTGTTTACGCGTATTCCATCGAATATTTCTCTCGCAATGTGAATCGCACGATTGACGGACGTTCCGTGGCCGAGACTTACGGTATGTTCTCGATATTTACTCGTGCTATCGCTGCAACCTTAACAAGCCGAGTGACTTCTGAAATCATAAAGAATATCCGAAATCGAGCGTAATCTGATATCCCTCACTCGGCCGCGGCGCCGCGTCGTCACACGCCCTTCACGTGCTCAACAAGTGCGGCCACTACGCATAATTgtcgctaaataattttaactttctcTTGTAAAGTTCAACGTCATTTCTATAGATCTCATGTACATTCAATTTCCGTTTTAAGTAtttcttgtcaaatatatcttttattcatatttaaaattattgtatcttttattGAGATAATTCAACGACTAACACTATTGATTCTCGATCGCTGTAGTTACCGTCGTGATTGTGATTATCTTGGTATTTTGTCGCGTAATGTGAAAGTATCATATCGATTTAGAGCGGCGCGGTTTTTCGCGCCTGGCACCCAATATCATTGTCGTTTCGGGGATAAAATTTCGATTCGAAAGAGCGATCGCGCGATGGTGTGCCGTAGGCAAGTCCACCGGCCGAAAACCATCCCAAGgagcaattatattaatcaacaaaaaattatacggTTACAATATATACCTCCATTCCTCCAACTGATTCCGGGATTAGGGTCGTCACGAGGCTCCAAGCCCGGCGACAAATGACGGGGGAATGGGGGTGTATGTACGTACCTCCATTCCTCTAACTGATTTCAGGAATAGGGTCGCCGGGACCGTGGGACCAGTCCTTAACGAGTGGACAGAGAGGTCCCACAGCAAACTATCATTCCACCTGACCCAGGTATTCACCGGACATGGATGTTTCGGTGCATA
This Anoplolepis gracilipes chromosome 12, ASM4749672v1, whole genome shotgun sequence DNA region includes the following protein-coding sequences:
- the LOC140671998 gene encoding uncharacterized protein, with translation MSTARFVIVEFQDGLQVIPSIWYNAVILSTIWPSHFKTKLRINKAIIKKEMPKEKSDWDELPIKKVIGFTDTYEEGLKKLKLAEDTSNVDTPVSSSELQKREQESKNRRRQKAARKHVSSSEDSDDSDLSSVKEKENNVPQNKILPALPQKRQFVSIENYQLPSTSKQNTKNVLCDNTSFNTVNSNDSYNDITISNVTRYTQNPTNNEHLDDTYDSDFKKNILWKLNKILYQLNNIKNRVMGISQEKSYEFCNNPEIDNLFPICTMFDLISFEEKLEERKFQDNVLHFLKLVGGNTANIIIRNIFKKVLTDNVAKHFSWAGKKNKRSFKDLKLSKVVIQAVHMSHKDITDSDIAEYASKWLAQATIRITREKVEETEK